The DNA sequence CAGGTGCGAGATGGCGACGTACGAACCCGCGGGCAGCGCGTCGACGTACTCGCGCATGATCTCGGCGGGGCGGTGCCGATCGCCCTTGTGGTGGTGCAGCGCGGCCACGAACATCAGCGCGAGCGGCCGCGACCAGTCGAAGTGCTCGCGCACGAGATCGTGACCCAGGATCGTCCGGGGCGCGAAGATGTCGCCGTTGATGAACCGGGTCCGGTCGTTCTCTTCGAGCAACGCCCGCCCGTGCGCGACGACGACCGGGTCGTTGTCGACGTAGACGACCTTGGACAGCTTTTCGACGCGCTGGACGACCTGGTGCACGTTCTCCGTCGTCGGCAGGCCCGACCCGCAGTCGAGGTACTGGTCGACGCCGGCGCGTTCGGCGAGGAACCGGCAGACGCGGATCAGGTACCGGCGGTTCTCGAGGGCCAGGTCCGCGACCTCGGGCAGCACCCGCTGCAGCCGCCCCAGCTCGTCCCGGTCGACCTGGTAGTGGTCCTTCCCGCCGAGCACGAAGTCGTACATCCGCGCGACGCTGGCCCGGCTCGGATCCACCCCGACCGGCGCGTTCGGACCGGCCGTCTCCCTGCGTCTCGCCTCCACCCCCCGAACACGTGGCGTCCACGAGAACCGTTCACGGGGATCCGACTCCGGCCCCTGGTCGACGTGATCGACAGCACAGGTGACAATGGAGGACGTGACCGCCCTGCTGAGCAAGCCCGCGCTGAAGATCGGCCCGTACGAGGTCGATCCGCCGGTCGTGCTCGCGCCCATGGCCGGGATCACCAACGTCGCCTTCCGGCAGCTGTGCGCCGAGTACGGCGCCGGCATCTACGTCTGCGAGATGATCACCGCGCGGGCCGTCGTCGAACGGCACCCCGGGACCATGCACATGATGACCTTCGGGGCGGATGAAAAGCCCAGGTCCATGCAGCTCTACGGCGTCGACCCGAAGACCATGGCCGAAGCCGTCCGGATCATCGTCGGCGAGGGGCTCGCCGACCACATCGACTCCAACTTCGGCTGCCCGGTCGCGAAGGTGACGCGCAAGGGCGGCGGCGCGGCGCTGCCGTTCAAGCGGAAGCTGTTCGGCGACATCGTGCGCGAGTCCGCGAAGGCCGCCGGGGACGTGCCGTTCACGGTGAAGTTCCGCGTCGGCATCGACGACGACCACCTGACCTACCTCGACGCCGGCCGCATCGCCGAGGCCGAGGGCGCGGCCGCCGTCAGCCTGCACGCGCGCACCGCCGCGCAGCGGTACTCCGGCCAGGCAGACTGGACGAAGATCACCGCGCTCAAGGAAGCCGTCACGAGCATCCCGGTGCTCGGCAACGGCGACATCTTCTCCGCCGCCGA is a window from the Amycolatopsis sp. NBC_00355 genome containing:
- a CDS encoding SAM-dependent methyltransferase, whose translation is MEARRRETAGPNAPVGVDPSRASVARMYDFVLGGKDHYQVDRDELGRLQRVLPEVADLALENRRYLIRVCRFLAERAGVDQYLDCGSGLPTTENVHQVVQRVEKLSKVVYVDNDPVVVAHGRALLEENDRTRFINGDIFAPRTILGHDLVREHFDWSRPLALMFVAALHHHKGDRHRPAEIMREYVDALPAGSYVAISHLFDPGEGDDHDAVAAFQQAVASGSLGGATARTEREIEELVAGLEIVDPGIVLLANWWPDGPSLKPLNSAQRLIAGVVARKP
- the dusB gene encoding tRNA dihydrouridine synthase DusB, producing MEDVTALLSKPALKIGPYEVDPPVVLAPMAGITNVAFRQLCAEYGAGIYVCEMITARAVVERHPGTMHMMTFGADEKPRSMQLYGVDPKTMAEAVRIIVGEGLADHIDSNFGCPVAKVTRKGGGAALPFKRKLFGDIVRESAKAAGDVPFTVKFRVGIDDDHLTYLDAGRIAEAEGAAAVSLHARTAAQRYSGQADWTKITALKEAVTSIPVLGNGDIFSAADALRMVAETGCDGVVVGRGCLGRPWLFGELEAAFAGRSLPTPPNLGEVAGVLRRHAELLIQHDGETKALRDLRKHMAWYFMNFPVGAELRRGFAMVSGLPELDDLIGRLDHDAPFPDNADGPRGRQGSPGKVTLPHGWLDDPDDNCVPETEDMHSGG